The following coding sequences lie in one Methylotuvimicrobium alcaliphilum 20Z genomic window:
- a CDS encoding methyltransferase domain-containing protein encodes MPTITSNITRVSKAILTNIFAGLAPKAYMRYTHETGRGLQEEGSGDITTYFFQCYEDYLRYLDLTDDSIKDYLNNKVLLEYGPGDLPGMALIFYAKGANKVYCVDRFPLLSFSAFNSEALQTIIDKLSPDEQQRAKNCFKEFGNPGSGLKPECIEYITHKKGLSQLDQAIDLIYSRAVLEHVNSLPETFQDMYRALKPSGIALHKVDLKSHGLHQENPLDFLTWPDYLWNIMYCNKGVPNRYRIDKYRKVIGQTAFKIELLEAVEECDEETAQKIKPKLAKKFSDISIVDLKWLSFWMRVKKR; translated from the coding sequence ATGCCGACCATAACATCAAACATCACGCGCGTGAGCAAAGCTATACTGACCAATATTTTTGCGGGATTAGCGCCAAAAGCCTACATGCGTTATACCCATGAAACAGGGCGGGGTTTGCAAGAAGAAGGCAGTGGCGATATCACGACCTACTTTTTTCAATGTTATGAAGACTATCTGCGATATCTCGATCTAACCGACGATTCAATCAAAGACTATCTCAACAATAAAGTATTGCTAGAATACGGCCCCGGCGACCTGCCCGGCATGGCCTTGATTTTTTATGCCAAAGGTGCCAATAAAGTCTACTGCGTCGACCGCTTCCCTCTCCTTTCGTTCTCAGCCTTCAATAGCGAAGCACTGCAAACCATTATCGATAAACTGTCACCGGACGAACAGCAAAGAGCAAAAAACTGTTTCAAGGAATTCGGCAATCCCGGTTCCGGCTTAAAACCGGAATGCATCGAGTACATCACGCACAAAAAAGGCTTGTCGCAACTCGACCAAGCCATCGATCTGATCTACTCCCGAGCAGTACTTGAACACGTCAATAGCTTGCCGGAAACCTTTCAAGACATGTATCGTGCATTAAAACCATCCGGCATCGCATTGCATAAAGTCGACCTGAAAAGCCACGGACTGCACCAAGAAAATCCACTGGATTTTCTGACTTGGCCGGACTACCTTTGGAACATCATGTATTGCAACAAAGGGGTACCGAACCGTTATCGAATCGACAAATATAGAAAAGTCATCGGTCAAACTGCTTTCAAAATCGAACTGCTGGAAGCCGTTGAGGAATGCGACGAGGAAACAGCGCAAAAAATCAAACCGAAGCTTGCGAAAAAATTTAGCGATATTAGTATCGTGGATCTCAAATGGTTAAGCTTCTGGATGCGGGTAAAAAAGCGATAA